One region of Oxalobacteraceae bacterium OTU3CAMAD1 genomic DNA includes:
- a CDS encoding MdtA/MuxA family multidrug efflux RND transporter periplasmic adaptor subunit, translating to MDSQAKPTQNVNPPKRSRRSKVVGGVIAVAAMAGLGGLAWYLTHQPAAPAGGPGGAPGAAGPGGPGGPGAGGGRRGAPATTVGVATAEKADIPVTLEALGTVTAAATTTVRPQVSGILQKVLFKEGQMVKAGQVLAQIDPRQFEMALLQASGQRQRDDAQLENAKLTLQRYQTLLKQDSIARQDVDTQAALVKQLEGTVMTDRAAEGTAKLNLGYTKVIAPITGRVGLRVVDIGNLVGSGDATGIAVITQLSPIDVEFSIPQDSVPGVMQRVNDGVALPALALDRTRTNILDSGKFAAMDNQVDTQTGTVKAKARFDNAKFTLFPSQFVNVRLELRTIKDAVMVPVNAVRHGTKGDFVWVLKADKTVTMRSITRGEATVEKVQIATGLQAGEQVITEGADRLKEGAKVTLPGAGPGAGGHRSHGAAGAPAADGTPAPAHERRHRKEQGAAQ from the coding sequence ATGGATTCGCAAGCCAAGCCCACTCAGAACGTCAACCCACCGAAGCGCAGCCGCCGCAGCAAGGTCGTCGGCGGCGTGATCGCTGTCGCCGCGATGGCGGGACTGGGTGGGCTGGCATGGTATCTGACGCACCAGCCGGCGGCGCCGGCGGGTGGGCCTGGCGGCGCCCCGGGTGCGGCCGGTCCCGGAGGCCCGGGCGGTCCCGGAGCCGGCGGCGGGCGGCGCGGCGCGCCGGCGACCACCGTTGGCGTGGCGACGGCGGAGAAGGCCGACATCCCGGTGACCCTGGAGGCGCTGGGCACCGTGACGGCCGCCGCCACCACCACGGTGCGCCCGCAGGTATCGGGCATTTTGCAGAAGGTGCTGTTCAAGGAAGGCCAGATGGTCAAGGCCGGCCAGGTGCTGGCGCAAATCGATCCGCGCCAGTTCGAAATGGCGTTGCTGCAGGCCAGCGGCCAGCGCCAGCGCGACGACGCCCAGCTGGAAAACGCCAAATTGACCTTGCAGCGCTATCAAACGCTGCTCAAGCAGGACTCGATCGCCCGCCAGGACGTCGACACGCAGGCGGCGCTGGTCAAGCAGCTCGAAGGCACGGTCATGACCGACCGCGCCGCCGAGGGCACGGCCAAGCTCAATCTGGGCTACACCAAGGTGATTGCGCCGATCACGGGCCGGGTGGGCCTGCGCGTGGTCGATATCGGTAACCTGGTCGGCTCCGGCGACGCCACCGGCATCGCCGTGATCACCCAGCTGTCGCCGATCGACGTGGAATTCTCGATCCCGCAGGACAGCGTGCCGGGCGTGATGCAGCGCGTGAACGACGGCGTGGCCTTGCCCGCGCTGGCGCTGGACCGCACCCGCACCAATATCCTCGACAGCGGCAAGTTTGCGGCGATGGACAACCAGGTCGATACGCAGACCGGCACCGTCAAGGCCAAGGCGCGCTTCGACAACGCCAAGTTCACGCTGTTCCCGAGCCAGTTCGTCAACGTGCGCCTGGAACTGCGCACCATCAAGGACGCGGTCATGGTGCCGGTGAACGCGGTGCGCCATGGCACCAAGGGCGATTTCGTCTGGGTGCTCAAGGCCGACAAGACCGTCACCATGCGCAGCATCACGCGCGGCGAGGCTACCGTCGAGAAGGTGCAGATCGCGACCGGCCTGCAGGCCGGCGAGCAGGTGATCACCGAGGGCGCGGACCGCCTCAAGGAAGGCGCCAAGGTGACCTTGCCGGGCGCCGGCCCTGGTGCGGGCGGACACCGGTCCCACGGCGCCGCCGGCGCGCCCGCCGCCGACGGTACTCCGGCCCCGGCCCACGAGCGTCGCCACCGCAAAGAACAGGGCGCGGCACAATAA
- a CDS encoding ATP-binding protein encodes MKRPNFGIRIGLPRLYFRFYAAILVILLLFSLAVMQVWSRSGGPLERSNVTLSRVMQNVLAPPDAPREEQQAALENVARGLNAHMTLYTRDWKTLAVVGDQIPSRHWRQRGITGPPPESFVRLPDGRKLLSSEPLGFARPKAMLNNALMLLAVGLGIAAFPLVRGLTKRLERLQHGVDLLGAGDLKARVQVEGKDEVARLALSFNRAADQIEQLVGAHKTLLANASHELRTPLARIRLALELIKDGVDAKRRAGLEQDIAELNELLDEILLASRLGAVVDDTTLEEIDLLALAAEECARYDEAVLDGESAVMQGDPRLLRRLLRNLLENAHRHGKPPANVSIANDGGTARLTVWDDGPGVPEAEFERVFEPFYRRRNTRDNSGAGLGLALVRQIARRHGGEARCVLMDDGRSSFEITLPLMSGAA; translated from the coding sequence ATGAAGCGCCCGAATTTCGGCATACGTATTGGCCTGCCACGCCTGTATTTCCGCTTCTATGCCGCGATACTGGTCATCCTGCTGCTGTTTTCGCTGGCCGTGATGCAGGTGTGGAGCCGCAGCGGCGGGCCGCTGGAACGCTCCAACGTGACGCTGTCGCGCGTGATGCAGAACGTGCTGGCGCCGCCGGACGCGCCGCGCGAGGAACAACAGGCGGCGCTGGAGAACGTGGCCCGGGGCCTGAACGCGCACATGACGCTCTATACCCGCGACTGGAAGACGCTGGCGGTGGTCGGCGACCAGATCCCGTCGCGCCACTGGCGCCAGCGCGGCATCACCGGCCCGCCTCCCGAATCGTTTGTGCGGCTGCCCGACGGACGCAAGCTGCTGTCGAGCGAGCCGCTGGGCTTCGCCCGGCCCAAGGCGATGTTAAACAACGCGCTGATGCTGCTGGCGGTGGGACTGGGCATCGCCGCCTTTCCCCTGGTGCGCGGGCTGACCAAGCGGCTCGAGCGCCTGCAGCACGGCGTCGACTTGCTGGGCGCGGGCGACCTGAAGGCGCGCGTGCAGGTCGAGGGCAAAGACGAGGTGGCGCGGCTGGCGCTGAGCTTCAACCGCGCCGCCGACCAGATCGAGCAACTGGTCGGCGCGCACAAGACGCTGCTGGCCAACGCCTCGCACGAGTTGCGCACGCCGCTGGCGCGCATCCGCCTGGCGCTGGAGTTGATCAAGGACGGCGTCGACGCCAAGCGCCGCGCCGGCCTGGAACAAGATATCGCCGAACTCAATGAGCTGCTGGACGAGATCCTGCTAGCCAGCCGGCTGGGGGCCGTGGTCGACGACACCACCTTGGAGGAAATCGACCTGCTGGCGCTGGCGGCGGAGGAATGTGCGCGTTACGACGAAGCGGTGCTCGATGGTGAATCGGCCGTGATGCAGGGCGATCCACGCCTGCTAAGGCGTTTGTTGCGCAATTTGCTGGAGAACGCGCACCGGCACGGCAAGCCGCCGGCGAACGTGAGCATCGCCAATGACGGCGGCACGGCCAGGCTGACGGTGTGGGATGACGGACCGGGCGTGCCGGAGGCGGAATTCGAGCGAGTGTTCGAGCCGTTTTATCGCCGTCGCAATACGCGGGACAACAGTGGCGCGGGATTGGGATTGGCGTTGGTGCGGCAGATCGCGCGTCGCCATGGCGGCGAGGCGCGTTGCGTGTTGATGGACGATGGCCGCAGCAGTTTTGAGATCACGTTGCCGTTGATGTCAGGCGCCGCGTAA
- a CDS encoding response regulator transcription factor, protein MNTTNDRILLVEDDPRLAEMLTEYLSQSGFRVTHAPNGRTAVGHIATGEVDAVVLDLMLPDMDGLEVCRQARAVSDVPVLMLTARGDAIDRIVGLEMGADDYLPKPFEPRELLARLRAILRRRVDLGHLDSARRGAGELARGEFLRFGRLEIDPDSHSARIDGVPCELTAYQFDLLLVLARHAGRVLSRDSLMELLKGEPIEAFDRSIDVHMSRIRAAVEDDPKKPRRIITVRGAGYLFAKVQD, encoded by the coding sequence ATGAATACGACAAACGACCGCATACTACTGGTGGAGGACGATCCCCGCCTGGCCGAGATGCTCACCGAATACCTGAGCCAATCCGGCTTCCGCGTCACGCACGCGCCCAATGGCCGCACGGCCGTCGGCCACATCGCCACCGGGGAGGTCGACGCCGTGGTGCTCGACCTGATGCTGCCCGACATGGACGGCCTGGAGGTCTGCCGCCAGGCGCGCGCCGTCTCGGACGTGCCGGTGCTGATGCTGACCGCGCGCGGCGACGCCATCGACCGCATCGTCGGCCTGGAAATGGGCGCCGACGACTACCTGCCCAAGCCTTTCGAGCCGCGCGAGCTGCTGGCGCGCCTGCGCGCCATCCTGCGCCGGCGCGTCGACCTGGGGCATCTCGACAGCGCGCGCCGGGGCGCGGGAGAGCTCGCGCGCGGCGAATTCCTGCGCTTCGGCCGGCTGGAGATCGATCCCGATTCGCATTCCGCCAGGATCGACGGCGTGCCCTGCGAGCTGACCGCCTACCAGTTCGACCTGCTGCTGGTGCTGGCGCGCCACGCCGGCCGCGTGCTCTCGCGCGACAGCCTGATGGAACTGCTCAAGGGCGAGCCGATCGAAGCGTTCGACCGCTCCATCGACGTCCACATGTCGCGCATCCGCGCCGCCGTCGAGGACGACCCTAAAAAGCCGCGCCGCATCATCACCGTGCGCGGCGCCGGCTACCTGTTCGCCAAGGTGCAGGATTGA
- a CDS encoding efflux RND transporter permease subunit, which yields MNLSSPFVKRPIATVLLTVGIALAGIGAFFVLPVAPLPQVDFPIITVNANLPGASPSTMASSVSTPLERHLGVIAGVNEMTSSSSTSSANITLQFDLNRNVDSVAREVQAAINASRVDLPATLRSNPTYRKANTSGSPVMILALTSRSRTPGQIYDAVSNTVLQRLSQVTGVGDVELGGGSLPAVRVELNPYALNQYGLSMEDVRAAIQAANANRPRGAVQGHGRRLQIYTESANASGGRNARDYQDLVVGWRDATAIRLKDVAEVVDGVEDVNNLGLFNGQPAIVVLIRPQAGANVIETVDSVRAQLPALQAQMPPDVNVAIASDSTNSIRSSLHEIEVTLIISILLVVLVVSVFLRNLRATIVPAVATVVSLLGTFGVMYLLGFSLNNLSLMALTVATGFVVDDAIVVLENTQRHIEAGMDRLSAALLGAREVGFTVLSISLSLIAVFIPLLFMGGQFGALFKEFAITLSAAVMISLVISLTTTPMMCAWLLKPDQHGKPPGRVARFFEAGFDKILKGYEHSLDWALSSVWLVMLSLVFVIGLNVYLFAAIPKGGFPQQDTGQISGGIRADQSISFQAMQGKLRQLVNIIKDDPDVATVVGFTGGRRAGGGFMFVNLKPANERSVAGNAVIARLRPKLAKVTGVSLFLSPVQDLRSGGRSANANNQYTLKSDNEADLKKWATRLADAMKARKSMVDVDSDQAENGVETFVTIDKQSASRLGVSAKDIDNALYNSFGQRQVATIYGEVNQYHVIMEVAREYSRSPEALKDVYVPSKGLPAPTASNPSGAPTATTTASTTAATASTGTTSTASTATAANVAAPAVRDASSGSALSTSATTMVPLSAMAKFAESSTATSINHQDGELATTIAFNLADGFSLSDASADIAAAEAEIGLPNNVRGSFAGAAKTAQDSNKSLPLLILAAIVVIYIVLGILYESLVHPVTVLTTLPSAGVGAVLALLIFKMEFSTIALIGIFLLIGIVKKNAILIIDFALEAERSRGLSPLEAVREACLLRFRPILMTTLAAALGALPLAIGFGEGSELRRPLGVAIIGGLIASQLLTLLTTPVVYILMDKLRRRSPSEQQLSKIHSDPSPSTP from the coding sequence GTGAACCTGTCGTCGCCATTCGTCAAGCGGCCGATCGCCACCGTCCTGCTGACGGTCGGCATCGCGCTGGCCGGCATCGGCGCGTTCTTCGTGCTGCCGGTGGCGCCTTTGCCGCAGGTCGATTTCCCCATCATCACGGTCAACGCCAACCTGCCGGGCGCCAGCCCGTCGACGATGGCCAGCAGCGTCTCGACGCCGCTCGAGCGCCACCTGGGTGTGATCGCCGGCGTCAACGAAATGACGTCCAGTTCCAGCACCAGCTCCGCCAATATCACCTTGCAGTTCGATTTGAACCGCAACGTCGACTCGGTGGCGCGCGAGGTGCAGGCGGCGATCAACGCAAGCCGCGTCGACCTGCCGGCCACCTTGCGCAGCAATCCCACCTACCGCAAGGCCAACACCTCCGGCTCGCCGGTGATGATCCTGGCGCTGACGTCCAGATCGCGCACGCCGGGGCAGATCTACGACGCCGTTTCCAACACCGTGCTACAGCGCCTGTCGCAGGTGACCGGCGTGGGCGACGTGGAACTGGGTGGCGGTTCGCTGCCGGCGGTGCGCGTCGAGCTCAATCCGTATGCGCTGAACCAGTACGGCCTGTCGATGGAGGATGTGCGCGCGGCGATCCAGGCCGCCAACGCCAACCGTCCGCGCGGCGCCGTGCAGGGGCACGGCCGCCGCCTTCAGATCTATACCGAGTCGGCCAACGCCAGCGGCGGGCGCAACGCCAGGGACTACCAGGACCTGGTGGTCGGTTGGCGCGACGCCACCGCGATCCGGCTGAAGGACGTGGCGGAGGTGGTCGACGGCGTCGAGGACGTGAACAATCTTGGCCTGTTCAACGGCCAGCCGGCGATTGTCGTCCTGATCCGGCCGCAAGCCGGCGCCAACGTGATCGAAACGGTCGACAGCGTGCGCGCGCAACTGCCCGCGCTGCAGGCGCAGATGCCGCCCGACGTCAACGTCGCCATCGCCAGCGACAGCACCAATTCGATCCGCTCGTCGCTGCACGAGATCGAGGTCACCCTGATCATTTCGATCTTGCTGGTGGTGCTGGTGGTGAGCGTCTTCCTGCGCAACCTGCGCGCGACCATCGTGCCGGCGGTGGCGACGGTGGTGTCGCTGCTGGGCACCTTCGGCGTGATGTACCTGCTCGGCTTCAGCCTGAACAACCTGTCGCTGATGGCGCTGACCGTGGCCACCGGCTTTGTCGTCGACGACGCCATCGTGGTGCTGGAAAACACCCAGCGCCACATCGAGGCCGGCATGGACCGCCTGTCGGCGGCGCTGCTTGGCGCGCGCGAGGTGGGCTTCACGGTGCTGTCGATCAGCCTCTCGCTAATCGCCGTGTTCATTCCATTGCTGTTCATGGGCGGCCAGTTCGGCGCGCTGTTCAAGGAGTTCGCCATCACCTTGTCGGCGGCGGTGATGATTTCGCTGGTGATCTCGCTGACCACGACGCCGATGATGTGCGCCTGGCTGCTCAAGCCGGACCAGCATGGCAAGCCTCCCGGCCGCGTCGCGCGCTTCTTCGAGGCCGGCTTCGACAAGATACTCAAGGGTTATGAGCATAGCCTGGACTGGGCGCTGTCGAGCGTCTGGCTGGTGATGCTGAGCCTCGTGTTCGTGATCGGCCTGAATGTCTATCTGTTCGCGGCCATTCCCAAGGGCGGTTTTCCGCAGCAGGACACGGGCCAGATCAGCGGCGGCATCCGCGCCGACCAGAGCATCTCGTTCCAGGCCATGCAAGGAAAACTGCGCCAGCTGGTCAACATCATCAAGGACGATCCCGATGTCGCCACGGTGGTGGGCTTCACCGGCGGGCGGCGCGCCGGCGGCGGCTTCATGTTCGTCAACCTGAAGCCGGCCAACGAGCGCTCCGTCGCGGGCAACGCCGTGATCGCGCGCCTGCGGCCCAAGCTGGCGAAGGTGACGGGCGTTAGCCTGTTCCTCAGTCCCGTGCAGGACTTGCGCTCGGGCGGGCGTTCGGCCAACGCCAACAACCAGTACACGCTCAAAAGCGACAACGAGGCCGATTTGAAGAAGTGGGCCACGCGTCTGGCGGACGCGATGAAGGCCAGGAAGTCGATGGTCGATGTCGATAGCGACCAGGCGGAAAACGGTGTCGAAACCTTCGTCACCATCGACAAGCAAAGCGCCTCGCGGCTCGGCGTGTCGGCCAAGGATATCGACAACGCCTTGTACAACAGCTTCGGCCAGCGCCAGGTGGCGACCATCTACGGTGAGGTGAACCAGTATCACGTGATCATGGAGGTGGCGCGCGAGTACAGCAGGAGTCCGGAGGCGTTGAAGGACGTCTATGTGCCGTCGAAAGGCCTGCCGGCGCCCACCGCCAGCAACCCTAGCGGCGCGCCGACGGCCACCACGACGGCCTCCACGACCGCCGCGACGGCAAGTACCGGCACCACCAGCACCGCCAGCACGGCCACCGCCGCCAACGTCGCCGCGCCTGCGGTCAGGGACGCGTCGTCCGGCTCCGCGCTGAGCACCTCGGCCACCACCATGGTGCCGTTGTCGGCGATGGCCAAGTTCGCGGAAAGCTCGACGGCGACGTCGATCAACCACCAGGACGGGGAGCTGGCGACAACCATCGCCTTCAACCTGGCCGACGGCTTCAGCCTGTCCGACGCTTCCGCCGACATCGCGGCGGCCGAGGCGGAGATCGGCCTGCCGAACAATGTACGTGGCAGCTTCGCCGGCGCCGCCAAGACGGCGCAGGACAGTAACAAGTCGCTGCCGCTGCTGATCCTGGCGGCCATCGTGGTGATCTACATCGTGCTGGGCATCCTGTACGAAAGCCTGGTCCATCCGGTGACGGTGCTCACCACCTTGCCGTCTGCTGGTGTGGGGGCGGTGCTGGCGCTGCTGATCTTCAAGATGGAGTTCTCGACGATCGCCTTGATCGGCATCTTCCTGTTGATCGGCATCGTCAAGAAGAACGCCATCCTGATCATCGACTTTGCGCTGGAGGCGGAACGCTCGCGCGGCCTGTCGCCGCTCGAAGCGGTGCGCGAAGCCTGCCTGCTGCGCTTCCGTCCCATCCTGATGACGACCCTTGCCGCGGCCCTGGGCGCGCTGCCGCTGGCGATCGGCTTCGGCGAGGGCTCGGAGCTGCGCCGGCCGCTGGGCGTGGCCATCATCGGTGGCCTGATCGCCAGCCAGTTGCTGACCCTTTTGACCACGCCGGTGGTCTACATCCTGATGGACAAGCTGCGCCGCCGCAGTCCGTCCGAACAACAATTGAGCAAAATTCACAGCGATCCGTCGCCGAGCACACCATGA
- a CDS encoding efflux RND transporter permease subunit, with product MSPSAPFIQRPVATSLLMLAIVLAGLVGFKFLPLSALPQVDFPTIQVQTLYPGGSPEVMGQTVTAPLERQFGQMAGLQRMSSTSAAGVSIITLQFGLSQTLEVAEQEVQAAINAGSSLLPTDLPAPPIYAKVNPADAPVLTLAITSDTMPLTEVQNIVNTRLALKISQVSGVGLVTLSGGQRPAVRIQADTNALASYGLGLDTLRTAITAANANGAKGSFDGPTRAYTINANDQLVAAKDYQNLILAYKNGAPVRLSDVAQVVDSAENVELGAWSGNKQAIILNVQRQPGANVIATVDAIKARLPELEAGLPGAMKLEVLSDRTTGIRASVTHVGMELVLAVLLVVLVIFAFLHSIRATVIASLSVPISLIGTCGIMYLLGFSLNNLSLMALTIATGFVVDDAIVMIENIARYIEEGETPMAASLKGAKQIGFTIISLTVSLIAVLIPLLFMGDVVGRLFREFAMALAITILISAVVSLTLVPMMSARWLKNHAEEKPSRFAVRFQQFFDWVVGHYDRALIWVLKHSGLTLLVALATLLLTVLLYIVIPKGLFPTQDTGQLQARLETGKAVSYAKMADLQQQAARLVLEDPDVATLSSVVGVDAANNTMLHTGSMLINLKRERTGSQQETMDRLRNRVATIPGLTLYLQPTQDLTIDAETGPTQFRVSIEGADNASVNEWATKLAEQMRTKKELRNVVSDVGASANAAYITVDRDTASRLSVTAASIDDALYSAFGQRIVSTIFTETNQYRVILEAKSDDITTPQDLGNLQLRTGSGKSTPLSAIASISERPAPLQVTHVAQYPATTLGFDTAPDVSLGTAVDSIKQAAAEIKFPPSVTLTFLGASGAYQASLSNQLWLILAAVVCVYIVLGVLYESYVHPLTILSTLPSAGVGALLALWISGQDLGVIGIIGIILLIGIVKKNAIMMIDFAIDAEREGGMPPREAIHQAALLRFRPILMTTLAALFAAVPLMLGWGEGAELRRPLGLAIFGGLIVSQLLTLFTTPVIYLGFDSLARRFGGGKPNAPASKPSSTVAEGGAP from the coding sequence ATGAGTCCATCCGCTCCATTTATCCAGCGGCCGGTAGCGACATCGCTGCTGATGCTGGCGATCGTGCTGGCCGGCCTGGTCGGCTTCAAGTTCCTGCCGCTGTCGGCGCTGCCTCAGGTCGATTTTCCGACCATCCAGGTGCAAACGCTGTATCCCGGCGGCAGTCCCGAGGTGATGGGACAGACCGTGACGGCGCCGCTGGAACGCCAATTCGGCCAGATGGCAGGCCTGCAGCGCATGAGTTCCACCAGCGCCGCCGGCGTCTCCATCATCACGCTGCAATTCGGCTTGTCGCAGACCCTCGAGGTGGCGGAGCAGGAAGTGCAGGCCGCGATCAACGCCGGCTCCTCGCTGCTGCCGACCGACTTGCCGGCACCGCCGATCTACGCCAAGGTCAATCCGGCCGACGCGCCGGTGCTGACCCTGGCGATCACCTCCGACACGATGCCGTTGACCGAGGTGCAGAACATCGTCAACACGCGCCTGGCGCTGAAGATCAGCCAGGTCTCCGGCGTCGGCCTGGTCACGCTGAGCGGCGGCCAGCGTCCGGCGGTGCGGATACAGGCCGACACCAACGCGCTGGCGTCCTACGGCCTTGGCCTGGACACGCTGCGCACGGCGATCACCGCCGCCAACGCCAACGGCGCCAAGGGCAGCTTCGACGGCCCGACCCGCGCCTACACCATCAACGCCAACGACCAACTGGTGGCGGCCAAGGACTACCAGAACCTGATCCTGGCCTACAAGAACGGCGCCCCGGTGCGCCTGTCCGACGTGGCGCAGGTGGTCGACAGCGCGGAAAACGTGGAGCTGGGCGCGTGGTCCGGCAACAAGCAGGCCATCATCCTCAACGTGCAGCGCCAGCCGGGCGCCAACGTCATCGCCACGGTCGACGCGATCAAGGCCCGCCTGCCGGAGCTGGAGGCGGGCCTGCCCGGCGCCATGAAACTGGAGGTGCTGAGCGACCGCACCACCGGCATCCGCGCCTCGGTCACACACGTGGGCATGGAGCTGGTGCTGGCGGTGCTGCTGGTGGTGCTGGTGATCTTCGCCTTCCTGCACAGCATACGCGCCACCGTGATCGCCAGCCTGTCGGTGCCGATCTCGCTGATCGGCACCTGCGGCATCATGTATCTGCTCGGGTTCAGCCTTAACAACCTGTCGCTGATGGCGCTGACCATCGCCACCGGCTTCGTGGTCGACGACGCCATCGTCATGATCGAAAACATCGCCCGCTACATCGAGGAGGGCGAGACGCCGATGGCCGCCTCGCTCAAAGGCGCTAAACAGATCGGCTTCACCATCATCTCGCTGACGGTGTCGCTGATCGCGGTGCTGATTCCGCTGCTGTTCATGGGCGACGTGGTGGGGCGCTTGTTCCGCGAGTTCGCGATGGCGCTGGCGATCACCATCCTGATCTCCGCCGTGGTGTCGCTCACCCTGGTGCCGATGATGTCGGCCCGCTGGCTCAAGAACCACGCCGAGGAGAAGCCGAGCCGCTTCGCCGTGCGCTTCCAGCAGTTCTTCGACTGGGTGGTCGGCCACTACGACCGCGCGCTGATCTGGGTGCTTAAACACAGCGGCCTGACCCTGCTGGTGGCGCTGGCCACCTTGCTGCTGACGGTGCTGCTGTATATCGTGATTCCGAAAGGCCTGTTCCCCACGCAGGACACCGGCCAGTTGCAGGCGCGCCTGGAGACCGGCAAGGCCGTCTCCTACGCCAAGATGGCGGACTTGCAGCAGCAGGCCGCGCGCCTGGTGCTGGAGGACCCGGATGTGGCCACGCTCAGTTCCGTGGTCGGCGTCGACGCGGCCAACAACACCATGCTCCATACCGGCAGCATGCTGATCAACCTCAAACGCGAGCGCACCGGCAGCCAGCAGGAGACCATGGACCGCCTGCGCAACCGCGTGGCGACGATCCCTGGCCTGACCTTGTATCTGCAGCCGACCCAGGATCTGACCATCGACGCCGAGACCGGGCCGACCCAGTTCCGCGTGTCGATCGAAGGCGCGGACAACGCCTCCGTCAACGAATGGGCCACCAAGCTCGCGGAACAGATGCGCACCAAGAAGGAGCTGCGCAACGTCGTCTCCGACGTTGGCGCCAGCGCCAACGCCGCCTACATCACGGTCGACCGGGACACCGCCTCGCGCCTGTCGGTCACCGCCGCCTCGATCGACGACGCGCTGTACAGCGCCTTCGGCCAGCGCATCGTCTCGACCATCTTCACCGAGACCAACCAGTACCGCGTGATCCTGGAGGCGAAAAGCGACGACATCACCACGCCGCAGGACTTGGGCAACCTGCAACTGCGCACCGGTTCCGGCAAGTCCACGCCGCTGTCGGCGATCGCCAGCATCAGCGAGCGCCCGGCGCCGCTGCAGGTGACACACGTGGCGCAGTATCCGGCCACCACCCTGGGCTTCGATACCGCCCCCGACGTCTCCCTCGGCACGGCGGTCGACAGCATCAAGCAGGCCGCCGCCGAGATCAAGTTCCCGCCGTCGGTGACCTTGACCTTCCTCGGCGCGTCCGGCGCCTACCAAGCCTCGTTGTCCAACCAACTGTGGCTGATCCTGGCGGCGGTGGTCTGCGTCTACATCGTGCTGGGCGTGCTGTATGAAAGCTATGTGCACCCGCTGACGATCCTGTCGACGTTGCCGTCGGCCGGCGTCGGCGCCTTGCTGGCGCTGTGGATCAGCGGCCAGGATCTGGGCGTGATCGGCATCATCGGCATCATTCTGCTGATCGGCATCGTCAAGAAGAACGCCATCATGATGATCGACTTCGCCATCGACGCCGAGCGCGAAGGCGGCATGCCGCCGCGCGAGGCGATCCACCAGGCCGCGCTGCTGCGCTTCCGTCCGATCCTGATGACGACCCTGGCGGCGCTGTTCGCCGCCGTGCCGTTGATGCTGGGCTGGGGCGAGGGCGCCGAACTGCGCCGCCCATTGGGCCTGGCGATCTTCGGTGGCCTGATCGTCAGCCAGCTTTTGACCTTGTTCACCACGCCGGTTATTTACCTGGGCTTCGACAGCCTGGCGCGCCGCTTCGGCGGCGGCAAGCCGAATGCGCCGGCATCGAAACCCTCGTCCACCGTGGCCGAAGGTGGTGCGCCGTGA